The bacterium genome contains the following window.
GGTGATCCTGGCCAGGGGGATTTACGGGTATGACACTGGTATGACACTGGTATGACACTGGTATGACACAAATATGACGAGTGAAAACCCTAACACATTGAAATTTAACAAATTTTTTGCTTGTTATACGTAAAAAAATCTGATAATATACTGAAACAAAGCCCCTTAGTAGCGAGCTAAGGGGCGGGTGGGAAAAACTTAAATTTTTTGGCTCCTTAGTATATCAAATTTCCTGCCGTAACAACAACCCCATAAATCATAACTTAAACCTTGTTTTTCAAATATTTAGTCATTAAAAATAACTTACGATTACAATTTGTAAAGAAAGGAAAAACTAATGACAATTCATACGGTTAAGCCACATCCCCTAAAAACCGAAATTAGAAAAGCCAAAATCAGGCTATGGCAAATAAAATTGTTTCTGGGGGGGCTGCCAAGCGAGGGGACCCTGTGCCGCATGCTTAATGGGCTTACGCCCATGAGCCCGCGAGTAGAGCGAGGGATCAAACGCATCCTCGATGAGACCAAAAAAACTGTTGCGGCAACAAAGTAAGGGCGGAGGTGGGCGATGGCAGAGCAGGTTGATGAGCAAATTGAGGCAATAATCTCCGCGAGGTATCAAGGCAGATCTGGTAAGGATTACTGGCAAGGCCAAGTAGTCGATTGGGATATTGGCCTATGCCGTATTATGGCCGGACTGGGTATAGATGCTGACCGGATCGATCAGCTTATTAGGCTGGCTCCGGCATGGCCAGACATCGCCAACAAATGGGATGGCCACCCCGATGACCAGGGCCGGACATATGGTAAGCGGACCATATTGCTGGCCACAGCAGCAAGCAGAGGTAAGCAGGCTCAGCCAGACCAGCAAGCCAAACCAGTAACACCGAGCAGGCCACAACCAGCAAGTGCGGCAGAGTTGATGCAGCGGGATATACCGCCGATCCAGTGGATCATACCCGGATTGTTGCCACAGGGCCTTACCGTATTGGCGGGCAAACCCAAGGTGGGCAAGAGCTGGCTGTCCTTACATTGGGGGCTCGGTGTGGCCTACGGCGGCAAAGTGTTAAGCTCCGTAGATGTACCACAAGCCGACGTGCTCTACCTGGCGCTTGAGGACTCGGACCGGCGATTAAGGGAGAGGATCGGCAAGCTTACTTGTGGATCGGCGGTACCGAGCAACCTGTATTACTGTACGGAGTGGCCATGCTTGCCACTGGCAGCAATAGAGCTTACGGATTGGCTTACCGATCAC
Protein-coding sequences here:
- a CDS encoding AAA family ATPase, whose protein sequence is MAEQVDEQIEAIISARYQGRSGKDYWQGQVVDWDIGLCRIMAGLGIDADRIDQLIRLAPAWPDIANKWDGHPDDQGRTYGKRTILLATAASRGKQAQPDQQAKPVTPSRPQPASAAELMQRDIPPIQWIIPGLLPQGLTVLAGKPKVGKSWLSLHWGLGVAYGGKVLSSVDVPQADVLYLALEDSDRRLRERIGKLTCGSAVPSNLYYCTEWPCLPLAAIELTDWLTDH